From one Streptomyces sp. N50 genomic stretch:
- a CDS encoding ABC transporter substrate-binding protein — MSGAFFNSPSSLSRRGFLVGAGALSLAACGGGGGGTSGSAGKPVGQADIDKAMKTPTQLTFWTWVPNIDKEVALFEKKYPAVKVKVVNAGQGTPQYTKLRTALKANSGAPDMVQIEFQAIPTFTITDSLLDLRPYGASALKSTFVDWTWGQVSGSGGEIWAIPQDTGPMGMLYRKDIFDQHGIQVPTTWDEFAAAARKLHKADPDVYLTNLAANQVAAWHGLLWQAGGKPYVTSGKSDITVSVDDAVSKKLGEYWGTLAKDGVIGVEPDFTDAWYAALNKGKYATWLTGAWGPAFLSGSAKATSGKWRAAPLPQWDAAKPSSGNWGGSTTAVIRSTKNPIQAAVFAQFLNSDPTSAKMFATEQFFFPATKPLLSEASFLADAPAFYGGQKVNQVFADISAQVDPAFQWPPFLDRVATDWTETVGKSLADKTDTVRALGSWQSRITTFAKSQGFTVKGG; from the coding sequence ATGTCCGGAGCTTTCTTCAACTCGCCCTCGTCCCTTAGTCGTCGGGGTTTTCTCGTCGGCGCCGGTGCGCTGTCGTTGGCCGCCTGTGGCGGGGGTGGTGGCGGTACGAGTGGCTCGGCCGGCAAGCCGGTCGGTCAGGCCGACATCGACAAGGCGATGAAGACGCCGACCCAACTGACGTTCTGGACCTGGGTTCCGAACATCGACAAGGAGGTCGCGCTCTTCGAGAAGAAGTACCCGGCCGTCAAGGTCAAGGTCGTCAACGCCGGTCAGGGCACGCCCCAGTACACCAAGCTGCGGACCGCGCTGAAGGCGAACAGCGGTGCTCCGGACATGGTGCAGATCGAGTTCCAGGCGATCCCGACGTTCACCATCACCGACAGCCTGCTCGACCTCCGTCCCTACGGCGCCTCCGCGCTCAAGTCGACTTTCGTGGACTGGACTTGGGGGCAGGTCAGCGGCAGCGGTGGGGAGATCTGGGCGATCCCGCAGGACACCGGCCCCATGGGCATGCTGTACCGCAAGGACATCTTCGACCAGCACGGCATCCAAGTGCCCACCACCTGGGACGAGTTCGCCGCCGCCGCGCGCAAGTTGCACAAGGCGGACCCGGACGTCTATCTCACCAACCTCGCGGCCAACCAAGTCGCCGCCTGGCACGGCCTGTTGTGGCAGGCGGGCGGCAAGCCGTACGTCACCTCCGGCAAGAGCGACATCACCGTCAGCGTCGACGACGCGGTCTCCAAGAAGCTCGGCGAGTACTGGGGCACCCTTGCCAAGGACGGGGTGATCGGCGTGGAGCCGGACTTCACCGACGCCTGGTACGCGGCCCTGAACAAGGGCAAGTACGCGACCTGGTTGACGGGTGCCTGGGGGCCGGCCTTCCTCTCCGGTTCGGCGAAGGCCACCTCCGGGAAGTGGCGTGCGGCCCCGCTCCCGCAGTGGGACGCGGCCAAGCCCAGCTCGGGCAACTGGGGCGGCTCCACCACCGCGGTCATCCGCTCCACCAAGAACCCCATCCAGGCAGCGGTGTTCGCCCAGTTCCTCAACAGCGACCCCACCAGCGCCAAGATGTTCGCCACCGAGCAGTTCTTCTTCCCGGCGACCAAACCCCTTCTGTCCGAGGCGAGTTTCCTCGCCGACGCGCCGGCCTTCTACGGCGGCCAGAAGGTCAACCAGGTCTTCGCGGACATCAGCGCCCAGGTCGACCCGGCCTTCCAGTGGCCGCCGTTCCTCGACCGGGTGGCCACGGACTGGACCGAGACCGTCGGCAAGTCCCTCGCCGACAAGACCGACACCGTCCGCGCACTCGGCTCCTGGCAGTCGCGCATCACGACCTTCGCCAAGAGCCAGGGCTTCACGGTCAAGGGAGGCTGA
- a CDS encoding sugar ABC transporter permease encodes MATTTTAVARRRHGTAGALFIAPFMVLFLLLFLAPLGYAAYLSLFQEKLIGGSTFVGLDNYVTALKDPQLLKGIGRVALFFVIQVPVMLLLALCFALALDSGLLRLARVIRLGIFVPYAVPSVIATLMWGYLYGPDFGPFAQISHDLHLPAPHFLTDGWMLGSLANIVTWEFVGYNMIILYAALRTIPAELYEAAAMDGAGAWRIAWSIKLPALRPALTLTVLFSVIGSFQLFNEPKLLMSVAPDVIDSSYTANLYAYSVAFISQQTNYAATVSFILGLVIVIVSYAFLLTANRRRTA; translated from the coding sequence ATGGCCACCACCACTACGGCCGTGGCGCGCAGGCGGCACGGCACAGCAGGCGCCCTGTTCATCGCCCCGTTCATGGTGCTGTTCCTGCTGCTCTTCCTCGCCCCGCTCGGCTACGCCGCCTACCTGAGCCTCTTCCAGGAGAAGCTCATCGGCGGCTCGACGTTCGTCGGCCTCGACAACTACGTCACCGCCCTCAAGGACCCCCAACTCCTCAAGGGCATAGGCCGAGTCGCCCTGTTCTTCGTCATCCAGGTCCCGGTGATGCTGTTGCTCGCCCTGTGCTTCGCCCTCGCTCTGGACAGCGGCCTGCTGCGGCTCGCCCGGGTGATCCGCCTCGGCATCTTCGTCCCGTACGCCGTCCCGAGCGTGATCGCCACCCTGATGTGGGGCTACCTCTACGGCCCCGACTTCGGCCCCTTCGCCCAGATCAGCCACGACCTCCACCTGCCGGCCCCGCACTTCCTCACCGACGGCTGGATGCTCGGCAGCCTCGCGAACATCGTCACCTGGGAGTTCGTCGGCTACAACATGATCATCCTGTACGCCGCGCTGCGCACCATCCCCGCCGAGCTGTACGAGGCCGCCGCCATGGACGGCGCCGGCGCCTGGCGGATCGCCTGGTCCATCAAACTCCCGGCGCTGCGCCCGGCGTTGACCCTCACCGTCCTGTTCTCGGTGATCGGCAGCTTCCAGCTCTTCAACGAACCGAAGCTGCTCATGAGCGTCGCCCCGGACGTCATCGACAGCTCCTACACCGCCAACCTCTACGCCTACTCCGTCGCGTTCATCAGCCAGCAGACCAACTACGCGGCCACGGTGTCCTTCATCCTCGGGCTGGTCATCGTGATCGTGTCGTACGCCTTCCTGCTCACCGCGAACCGCAGGAGGACCGCATGA